A stretch of the Acidimicrobiia bacterium genome encodes the following:
- the pilM gene encoding type IV pilus assembly protein PilM: MTANVGLDIGTSAVRAALVETSKKGPPVLKKFAEVALPFGAIQNGEIVDEGVISDAVARLFKEAKIPKKNVIVGIANQRVIVRQISVPYMQESELAESLAFQAQEYIPIPIDEAILDFVPLEEYSTPEGEARMSIMVVAAQKEMAADVVRILGGAGIKPKAIDLQAFALVRAATGGDIDLSPNPKAIVNIGASLTQVLVIKGGTLRFLRIVPNGGNDFTRSVADALNIDDEQAEQLKRRLGVAIEGMPTGDDPDAKAMAALTRQADALVDEVRSSLDFYLSSADDGGIDTVMIAGNGARLPHLANRMRVQLNMQLQPVTLLNSGRLTIGKTGLTEEELNQTQPVLPVAVGLALWGQA; the protein is encoded by the coding sequence ATGACCGCCAATGTCGGTCTGGATATCGGAACGAGCGCAGTGCGAGCTGCCCTCGTCGAGACGTCCAAGAAAGGGCCGCCGGTGCTCAAGAAGTTCGCCGAGGTGGCTTTGCCATTCGGGGCGATCCAGAACGGCGAGATCGTGGACGAGGGCGTCATCAGCGACGCAGTCGCTCGCCTCTTCAAAGAGGCCAAGATCCCCAAGAAGAACGTGATCGTGGGGATCGCCAATCAGCGGGTCATTGTTCGCCAGATATCGGTTCCCTACATGCAAGAAAGCGAACTGGCCGAATCCCTGGCATTCCAGGCGCAGGAATACATCCCGATCCCCATTGATGAAGCGATTCTTGATTTCGTCCCGCTTGAGGAGTACTCGACCCCCGAGGGGGAAGCCCGGATGTCAATCATGGTCGTCGCCGCTCAGAAAGAGATGGCGGCCGACGTCGTGCGAATTCTTGGCGGAGCTGGCATCAAGCCCAAGGCGATTGACCTCCAGGCATTCGCCTTGGTCAGGGCCGCTACCGGTGGTGACATCGATCTGAGTCCCAACCCCAAGGCAATTGTCAATATCGGAGCCAGTCTTACCCAGGTACTCGTTATCAAAGGTGGCACCCTTCGGTTCCTCCGGATCGTGCCCAACGGCGGAAACGACTTCACCAGGAGCGTCGCAGACGCCCTTAATATCGACGATGAACAAGCCGAGCAGTTGAAACGACGTCTCGGAGTGGCCATCGAGGGAATGCCGACAGGCGACGACCCGGACGCCAAAGCAATGGCCGCACTCACCCGTCAGGCCGATGCGTTGGTCGACGAGGTTCGAAGCTCACTGGATTTCTATTTGTCCTCCGCCGATGACGGTGGCATCGATACCGTCATGATTGCTGGCAATGGCGCCCGGCTTCCTCACCTGGCCAACCGCATGCGGGTGCAACTCAACATGCAATTGCAGCCGGTGACGTTGCTGAACTCCGGTCGCCTCACGATCGGTAAGACGGGCCTCACAGAGGAAGAACTGAACCAGACCCAACCGGTTCTGCCCGTCGCGGTGGGGCTGGCACTGTGGGGGCAAGCCTGA
- the pilO gene encoding type 4a pilus biogenesis protein PilO, translating into MRRALLIALPLMLLVGAGFYFLLWGPLGEEIAVQEQELSTLQVQGNALSQRLRELNRVNERLPEYDRANANMLLSIPEAPQIDALTDELSVLADRANVEWEAVSFSTPGDQSNSGVREVALAMTVSGQYFEILGYLYGLSEMDRLVRVDGITVSPSLDADTGVNTLSMTINAVAFTTGAIVVPAPPEVAEPDIPVDETTTTTTTVASSTTTTTTAGG; encoded by the coding sequence ATGAGGCGGGCACTTCTGATCGCCCTTCCGCTGATGCTCCTGGTCGGAGCCGGGTTCTACTTCCTGTTGTGGGGACCACTCGGCGAGGAAATCGCCGTGCAAGAGCAAGAGTTGTCGACCCTGCAGGTGCAGGGCAATGCGTTGTCGCAGCGCCTCCGGGAGTTGAACCGGGTCAACGAGCGCCTTCCCGAGTATGACCGGGCCAATGCCAACATGCTGTTGTCGATTCCGGAGGCGCCTCAGATCGATGCTCTGACCGACGAACTGTCGGTCCTCGCCGATCGGGCGAACGTCGAGTGGGAAGCGGTCAGCTTCAGTACTCCCGGTGACCAGAGCAACTCCGGCGTGCGCGAAGTTGCTCTGGCGATGACCGTGAGCGGCCAGTACTTCGAAATTCTTGGCTACTTGTATGGGTTGTCGGAGATGGACCGGCTTGTCCGGGTCGACGGCATCACCGTCAGTCCGTCCCTCGATGCGGACACGGGCGTGAACACGCTCTCGATGACCATCAATGCGGTGGCCTTCACGACTGGTGCGATTGTGGTTCCGGCGCCGCCCGAAGTCGCTGAACCCGACATTCCGGTTGACGAAACGACCACGACGACCACAACGGTCGCTTCGTCAACGACCACGACAACCACGGCAGGTGGATGA
- a CDS encoding PilN domain-containing protein — MRPINLLPPEQARAAKARRGSAMVVLLFVVFLVGLAGLWFMKSQSLATAVENVDTERAANARLENDIAALSDASDALNLYESRSVQITESLAVDLDWGRFMNDLGRVLPPRTWVTSLSAGAAPPDPAATGTPSYGSVTFAGTAFDYPDASTWFRTLDSTEWAAVGGAWVASISQSQIADFPIVTFSSSASLTEQSFTDRATTRIVEISE, encoded by the coding sequence ATGAGGCCGATCAACCTTCTACCGCCTGAACAAGCCCGTGCGGCCAAGGCCCGGCGCGGATCGGCGATGGTGGTTCTGCTGTTTGTCGTATTCCTGGTCGGCCTGGCCGGGCTTTGGTTCATGAAGTCGCAATCGTTGGCCACGGCGGTCGAAAACGTCGACACAGAGCGCGCCGCCAACGCTCGCCTTGAGAACGATATTGCCGCCCTATCGGATGCGTCGGACGCGCTGAATCTCTATGAGAGTCGATCGGTCCAGATCACGGAATCTCTCGCCGTGGACCTGGACTGGGGTCGGTTCATGAACGACCTCGGGCGGGTACTTCCTCCCAGGACCTGGGTGACGAGCCTGTCAGCCGGCGCCGCGCCACCCGACCCGGCGGCGACCGGGACTCCGAGCTACGGTTCGGTGACGTTTGCCGGGACTGCGTTCGATTATCCGGATGCTTCGACATGGTTCCGGACCCTCGACTCGACTGAATGGGCCGCGGTTGGGGGAGCCTGGGTCGCCAGTATCTCCCAGTCACAAATAGCAGACTTTCCGATCGTTACTTTTTCATCGTCCGCCTCGTTGACTGAACAGTCATTCACTGATCGGGCCACCACCAGGATCGTGGAGATTTCCGAATGA